From Suncus etruscus isolate mSunEtr1 chromosome 6, mSunEtr1.pri.cur, whole genome shotgun sequence, one genomic window encodes:
- the LOC126011997 gene encoding 40S ribosomal protein S14-like: protein MAPRKGKEKKEEQVISLGPQVAEGENVFGVCLIFASFNDTFVHVTDLSGKETICRVTGGMKVKADRDESSPYAAMLAAQDVAQRCKELGITALHIKLRATGGNRTKTPGPGAQSALRALARSGMKIGRIEDVTPIPSDSTRRKGGRRGRRL, encoded by the coding sequence ATGGCACCTCGcaaggggaaggaaaagaaggaagaacagGTGATCAGCCTTGGACCTCAGGTGGCTGAAGGAGAAAATGTATTTGGTGTTTGCCTCATCTTTGCATCCTTTAATGACACTTTTGTCCACGTGACTGATCTTTCTGGCAAGGAAACTATCTGTCGCGTGACTGGTGGGATGAAGGTGAAGGCGGACAGAGATGAGTCCTCTCCGTATGCTGCCATGTTGGCTGCCCAGGATGTGGCCCAGCGGTGCAAGGAGCTAGGCATCACTGCTCTCCACATCAAACTCCGGGCCACAGGAGGAAATAGGACCAAGACTCCTGGACCTGGAGCACAGTCAGCCCTTAGAGCTCTTGCACGCTCAGGAATGAAGATTGGGCGAATTGAGGATGTCACCCCCATCCCCTCCGACAGCACCCGCAGAAAGGGAGGTCGCCGTGGTCGTCGTTTGTGA